The Chitinivorax sp. B region CCTGGGTAGAGCGGCCGAACCGGCTCTGCTGCACGCCCCGATGACATAAGGGCACTACCGATAGGTGCGGATGACGCGCCAGTGGCCGGTCTGGCAGTGGCATACCCAGGAACAGGAGCCAGTTCAAGTGTCTTCTTGACCAGTTTTTCGATAGCTGCCAACTGCTTGGTTTCGTCATCACCTACCAGCGAAATCGCCGTTCCGGTCGCACCAGCCCGGCCAGTACGACCAATACGGTGTACAAAGTCTTCCGGGGTATTGGGAATCTCATAGTTGACGACAAAAGGCAGGTCTTCGATATCCAGGCCTCGTGCAGCCACATCGGTTGCTACCAACACTTTGACTTTACCCTCTTTGAACTGGGCCAGTGTCTCAAGCCGTTGCTGCTGGGTTTTATCACCGTGAATGGCCTCCGCAGCAAAACCGTCACGTGCCAACTCGCGAGAGAGACGCTCCGCCCCCTGGCGCGTATTGCAGAACACAATGACCTGTTGCATCTGGTGATGGCGAATCAGGTGCGCCAATGTAGACCGCTTGCGAAATCCATCCACTTGATGGACCACCAGCGTAACCTGCTCATTGGTGGAATTACGGCGGGCCACTTCGATGACTTGCGGACTACGCAGGAATTGATCTGCGAGCTTCTTGATCTCTGGCGAGAAAGTTGCCGAAAACAACAGCGTCTGCCGTTCCGGCGGCAACAGGGAAATGATGCGGCGAATATCCGGCAGGAAACCCATGTCCAGCATACGGTCAGCCTCATCCATCACCAGGATGTCAACACGGTTCAATACCACGGTCTTTTGTTGCACGTGATCCAGAAGACGGCCAGGCGTCGCGACCAGGAGTTCAACCCCAGCACGCAAAGCAGGAATCTGGCTATCGATATTGACCCCGCCGAATGCAACCGTCGACCGCAGCGGGAGATACTTGGAATACACCTTGACAGAGTCTGCCACTTGATCGGCCAACTCCCGAGTTGGTGTCAAGATCAAGGCACGCAGTGGGTGACGTGCCGGGGAAGGGCTATTGTTGGCCCCTGGTTGCAACCGCTGCAATATCGGCAATGTAAAACCAGCGGTTTTACCTGTGCCAGTTTGTGCAGCGGCAAGCACATCACGACCTGCCAGCACGACGGGGATCGCTTGGGCCTGAATCGGCGTCGGCTCGCTATACCCTTGCTCGGCGACCGCGCGCAATAGTTCTGGTGTTAGGCCCAAATCGGCAAATGACATCAATACTCCTTGCTGATACGTTTTTCGTATCTGGTCAAACATGGTCTGGATGCGCGGATAAGCGCATCACAGCTGAATTTTTTGATTATATAAGAAATACGTTAACAACGTATTGTCAACAAACATATTTTAGGCTGACTCACCACAAATGACCGTACACTCCCATGTCTGTCGCGCCAATTTGCAGACAAACGGGTAATCGTCATAAATTCACCTCCGATCACGCCATCCACATCAGCATTACAACTGCCAAGTTGCAATCCGGAATCTTGTGTCCACACCGCCTAGAATACAAGTCAGGCGACCAGATTCCGAATCGTGACTAAACAAGCAGCACAACAATGCATGGTGGCTCGTGTGATCAGCAGGGCCATATTGTACCGGATGGGTACGCCATCACTCTGCTTTTCGGCAAATGTGAAAAATCGACATGACCGGATATTTCATGGATGTCAGTGAGTTTTACCTGGGCAGGCAACCCGTAGTCGATCGCCAACAACGATTGGTTGGTTTTGAATTGTTGTTTCGATGTGGCCTGTCAAATGCCGCCGACGTACCTGATGACGTATCAGCCACCGCCACAGTCATCAGCCATGCTTTTGGTGATGTGGGCATTCAGGAAGTACTGGGGCCCTATTTTGGGTTGATCAATGTCTCAGAAGACTTGTTGCTGTCCGACGCGATCGAATTGCTGCCAGCCCAACGAATTGTGCTGGAGATTCTGGAAACGGTGGAGCTATCTCCTACCGTCATTGCACGATGCCAGCAGCTGCACAAAAAGGGCTTCAGATTTGCGCTGGACGATGTTGTCACACTCACACCACAAATGAAAACATTGTTGCCATTGATCAGCATCATCAAGTTGGACATCCCCAATCTGCACATGACCCAAGTACGGCAGTTATGCCAACAATTGGCAAATCGGCCCGTAAAAATCCTTGCGGAGAAGGTCGATGAACCGACGCTATTTACTCAATGCAATGAGGCGGGTGCTAGCCTGTTTCAAGGCTATTACTTTGCGCGCCCTACTGTACTGTCGGGGCGAGCCTCAACACCATCAGAGATGGCACTTCTCAAGCTGCTTGGGTTAACCATGCGGGATGCGG contains the following coding sequences:
- a CDS encoding DEAD/DEAH box helicase, coding for MSFADLGLTPELLRAVAEQGYSEPTPIQAQAIPVVLAGRDVLAAAQTGTGKTAGFTLPILQRLQPGANNSPSPARHPLRALILTPTRELADQVADSVKVYSKYLPLRSTVAFGGVNIDSQIPALRAGVELLVATPGRLLDHVQQKTVVLNRVDILVMDEADRMLDMGFLPDIRRIISLLPPERQTLLFSATFSPEIKKLADQFLRSPQVIEVARRNSTNEQVTLVVHQVDGFRKRSTLAHLIRHHQMQQVIVFCNTRQGAERLSRELARDGFAAEAIHGDKTQQQRLETLAQFKEGKVKVLVATDVAARGLDIEDLPFVVNYEIPNTPEDFVHRIGRTGRAGATGTAISLVGDDETKQLAAIEKLVKKTLELAPVPGYATARPATGASSAPIGSALMSSGRAAEPVRPLYPGMSPRQPEQQIAALFLPPRYQRTS
- a CDS encoding EAL domain-containing protein; translated protein: MTGYFMDVSEFYLGRQPVVDRQQRLVGFELLFRCGLSNAADVPDDVSATATVISHAFGDVGIQEVLGPYFGLINVSEDLLLSDAIELLPAQRIVLEILETVELSPTVIARCQQLHKKGFRFALDDVVTLTPQMKTLLPLISIIKLDIPNLHMTQVRQLCQQLANRPVKILAEKVDEPTLFTQCNEAGASLFQGYYFARPTVLSGRASTPSEMALLKLLGLTMRDAETAEIEECLKLNADLSINLMKLVNSVASGLSYKISSLHHAITILGRRQLQRWLQLLLYTYGHHPQQGPSPLMQLASTRGRFMELLSIHLYPDDYALRERAFTVGLLSLLDALLNKPLLELLTPLNLANDINQALLAREGISGEMLQVAIQTETRGKVQTPSQLYLKLGTTIVNRLQTEALRWVNELSADMHN